A stretch of DNA from Falco biarmicus isolate bFalBia1 chromosome 6, bFalBia1.pri, whole genome shotgun sequence:
GTTAGTTAATTATTTGTATGCTGGTGTACTTTTATGCACCTGAAACAAAGTACATTCTTCTAGAACACAAGTTCTGTGGTTTTAGAAAATAAAGGTAATACTCCTCACAACAGTTCAGCCAAAAACTGCAGGACCTCTGGCAAAAGGATGAGcctcccagcagtgctgcctaGCCTGGGAACTCCAGTTCCACCACTCTGATGGAATTTTTTTGGACACGGGAGCCCAAAGGACAAAGCTTCAGGGGAACTTTCACAGCAGAAAGACTCTGCCCTGCCAGTTTTCGACTTGGAAGTTTGCAGGGCTGAAAATAAAAGGTTGAAGGGCAGCTGAAGCCAAAAATAGTTTGTTTCCACATTAACCTGCTCCTGACCCATATCCTTCTGGCAAAGAGCTGCCCAGATGGCTGAGCGCTCTGTGGAGCCTGAGCAGGGGAACAGTCAGGGACCTGTCTTGGAAAACTGcagccttcctctccttctcacAACATAACCTTCACCAGCTCCGAGACATGCCCATTAGTGAGCAGTTGTTGTCAGTGACAGAACGGTCCAACATTAACACGTGCCCCAGCATCATGCTCCGGCAAAAGGAAAGCTGTTGCAGGGATAGGTAAGCAGATGCGGGCAGTCTGCCAGGGGCTTAATACCCGGATCTTTGCACTGGCACCTCCAGACCCAGGACAAGAGCTGATGCAGCCACGCAGGAGTAACAGCCCGAACGAGGGcatgaagagcagcagcagtctggGGCTTGGAAAGAAGCAAACTTCCCTTTTTGCAGCAGTTCTGCCCCACCGGAGCTCCAGCAGGACTGGCCGGGATTCAGCAGACAAGCCGACCCCGGTCAGAGCCAGCCCGGCgtgggggagggaggcagaaggTCCAGCCCGGCCGCCGGACACAGGCGCCTGCAGCCGCCGCCGAGGTCACTGTCACAGAGGGTCcgtccccctcccccagcacacGGCAGCACctccccgcggcccccgccccgcgcgcgtCCCGGGCCGGCCGCTCACCGGCGCCCCACGTCCGGGGACCCCCAGACCGCCCCTCctggccccgccccgcctcaCCGCAGggtccccatcccctcctcccGCCACCATCCCGGGACCCCGTCCCCTGCAcactcccctcctctcccctcagcctccttcacGGGCCCCCgcgcaccccctgcccccccgcagGGCCGTTACGCCCCCCCGGGAACCCCACAACCCCGCAGACGCCCGTGCCCTCCCCCCCGTTCCCACCTCTCCGCTCCGCAAGGGCCCGGCGCTGCGCCCCTAACCCGGAAGGACCCACTTTTCCCTTCCGGGCCGCCGGCTACCTTAGCAACCGCGGGCACTTCCGCCTAGCAACCGCGGCACTTCCGCCTAGCAACCGCGGCACTTCCGCCTAGCAACGGCGGCACTTCCGCCTAGCAACCGCGGCATTCCCCGGGCTCCCCTGGCACGAGGCGCACACCCGAGCAGCACGCTCATGTGTGCGGTTCCGCGGTGCTGTGTGTTTGAATATATGTATTTGAATTTCAGCCAACAGTTGTAACAGTGACACTGGTTGGTTGGTTCTCCACGGATGCTGTGAGTGTTTAACGTGTCCTTTGCATGCACAAATAAAGACACGTATGGGAAGAAAATCTTGGTAGGTGCCAACCCCTTTTGCAAAACTGAGTGTATGGGATTAAAGCGGAGGAAATCTACACCAGTTTCAAGGTGAGGGTTACGTAAGTGACAAGTGACTCCAAAGCTCTGCAGCTGAGGTGGGGAGGCCCCTCTGGAGACCCCCGGACATCTGCATGGTCACCCACAATGGCTGCCCTGGACCACATCCCATCGGGTCTTGACTATCTCTGTGGACGGAGACTCCACAACCCCtccgggcaacctgtgccaggttggagctgaaagcaaaaagttCTACCAGCAAAAACGGACTATTGCCCAAGTAACACACTGCCTTGGCTGCTTAAGGACCTCCCACAGACACAGAGAGGCTGCCGTGGGGGTGTTTCCTCAGGGTTCTTGCGCAGACAGCCACCGCCCTGCCGGTCCACTGGGGTCTGCTCTGCCCCATGccagctccccaccacccccacagcGGGGCTCAGCCGTGGTGGAAGGTTGGGTAACAAGACTGCTGCTGGCTTGCACTCCGGGCACGGCACCCAAAggcacctgctccagcaggcCTTGTGTGCTCCAAGGGCCCACCTCTGGGAGCCGCCTGTCCACTGGAGACGGAGTCTGCTCTGGGAGAAATGGGGCTGTGCAACAGGACAAATGCATTGCACAATCTCATAGGTTTTTGCCTCTCAGATGCTCTGTCTTGAAGTGAAAATACCTGTCTCCCAGCACTCTTGTTTCCTAGAGGGGGAGTGCAAAAGGACACCCAGGGGTGTGCTTGAGAGGAACGGTCATTGACTCCACACCAGTGCCAATAGAAATACATACATTGGCAGCTGGGAAAATGACAAGGTAATTTTAAGTattccttcattttaaaatgtctctggGTTTGGAGTGGGGCATGTCTCATCATATCCACCTTACAAAGACACAGAAAGTCATAACCTGAGAAGGATCAGACCAATGCCACAGGGTCTTCTTCCACCTGGGAATCTTGTCACAGCCCAGTATGAAGACTTGAGACACCTGGGGTCTTCAGATGTCCTGCTGCCTCTCGAGGCTCCTGCAAACACACTGGTCATTGCTGGCAGGCAGGCCCTGGTGAAACACCCGGGCAGCGTCTACTGTGCTACCGTGAAAGCCCAGCATGAATGGGCTGTGCACAAACAGTGGGCTAGGCATGGCCCTGCTGCGCGGGCGTATacaccacacacacatcccACAGAGAAACAAGAGCCCTGGCCAGCGACAGATCCACTGTTGTTTGGCTGCCCTTGGTTACTGAGTCCCCCAGGAATGAATCAGTAAGTATAGGAAAACTGCTTATTTTGTTGATGCTGAAGAGGAGGCAGTCCTTGAAACAAGACAAATAAGGGTCTGCAATTAGGAAACAGCATCTTGTGGCTTTATTGGATCTAGTCtggactttttttcagtgtctaaGAAGAATATCGGTGCCGTGATAAGAATTAAGATCATGTCACAGAAGTGCTTTACAGCACAGATTTAAATCCCCAGGCATGGCTTAGTGGCCTAGGCTGAACAAATGGAAGACCTGTGCTGCATTGATCCACAGAAAGAAATTCCAGCAAATTTAATTAATCCCTCAGGCTGTCAGGGTAGATGAGTtatttgcagggctggggacagcagttCTGTGCTGCATAGATTGTTAAGGTCCTGTAAGACTACCAGCAGTGGAGGGGTTTATTGGACACTGTGGCCGGCCACAACCTTCTGAGCTCTTACCTGAGATCCTTGCAGAAGCAGGGACCTGTCTAGATCTGAAAGAACAGTCACTGTCCTCTCCATTATCATAGCTGCATATGATAGCAGACTCAAAGGCAGCAATCTGAAAGGATattgtaatgaaagaaaatcatgCTGTAAGCATAAACAGTGACCATTGCCTTTATCCTTCATCTCATTAAACGCAGATGAATGGCACTGGAAGGCTAGAACATCCTTCTGGGGCAATTTATGAAGGCGAGTTCAAAGACAAGTTTCACGGGCCTGGAACCTACACATTTCCAAACAGAGAGAAGTCCATTGGACCATTCAAGGAAAACAAGTATGTTTGAAATGGAAGAGTCGAGTAGTCTTCTCTATTAGTTTTGATTTCATAAGCTGTCAAGTACATATAAAATTCACCCAGCGCAGGAGTAGGCTTCTTTTGCTACCAGTGAAACTTGCACTGGGTATCTGAGATTGCTGATCCCAGTTGTATCCTTTTCATTAGATCAGCCAAAAGTCTGTGATTCATTCCCAGTCAGAAGTTTTCAAGATGGTTATTCCACACACCCACCTTTTGTTACCACGTTTCTGGGCTCAGGCTGAGTTCAGAGAAATAGAACAATTCAGACCCCTTTCAGCGCTGTTGTTTCAAGCTGTCTGCCTACAGATATGTGCAAAAACACGGCACTGATTTGCACTGATAGTTTGCAAAGTTTgtgtttacttatttttttgAGGTAAAGTACAAATTTCAGAGACATGGGAAAATGTGGAGGTTTACTTTAATTACtcagaataaaatatattaatggcACTCATATAAACATCAGCTgagttaatttcttttgaataagGGTGTGTGTTTTAAATTGCTAAGATACCAGCTTTTCCTAAAACAAGAAGCTGATACCCACTTCATAATCCACAGAGCAGATTTAATGCGAAAATTAACCATAAAAAAATGACATGAGTATGTTCATGTTTATTCTCCTTAATTACTTCTCTGTCAAATTTGCTAAGTTTGATTTaggtttaatttttctttaagtacCTCCCCAGTccagtatctgaaaaaaatctaaaatgcaCGTTTGTTAATGTGTGGtcttttatcagaaaaaaaagctctgtcTTGCCCTGCTGACCAAAAATAGTAGCCACAATAGTCCTAGAATGATGAccgattttttttaaaggatcagACACCAAATGAAATACGTGTTACAGAATGTACCTGGATACAAAATGGGAATCTGTATGACAAATGTTTTGGGAAAAAGTAAAGACATCTATTTCAATGCTTTAGAACAGAGTGAAGTTATGCCTCTATTACAGTGGCGTGTTAAAATGTGCTACAGAGcttctgtcttttgttttcatgacaAATGTGAATTCTGCACGATGTCTAAACCTGTGCGTATGCATCACTTCAGTGAGGGCATTCATCATTAGATCACCTACACTGATTTAAGGCATTTTCCCTCAAAAATCTTAGGGTGATGCCTCCACTCTCCTGTGAAAATACAGCACATTGCAAAGGGGCCAGCACAATGCTTGTCACTAGCAGCTGATTTGTAGAGAAAACCAGCTGGTTCTGATTTGAACTTGTGATTTCAACAAACTAAAATGCTGACGTAGATACACCCTTGGCAGCAGAAATCCAGTCTTTGCCAGCCACTGCTGTTTTCACCAGGGAATTAAGACTTCTCCTTTTTGACACTGGTTTGTGACTGTTAACACGCACCAGACCCAATGCAGGCTATTTTGCCAAGTTTCAGGGTTGCTAGTTTCCACCCGCTTTCCTATTTCCTCACAGAAATAGGTCTCAGTTCACCAGATCACTGTGGCTTTCATGAGAACATAAATAGGCAGCACCATAGCAacttgctgtggctgctgggtgGCTTCATTTTTTAAGGGAAACAAATCTCCGCTAATTgattttcaaagttattttccacTCATCTGCAAGGGATGCTGATGCACAGACCTTTCTTCTTTATAGCAGTTTTCAGCTATAATGATAAGCTTGATCACACCTTTCAAAGATCTGCAAAAATATATGGTTTATGAGGACTGAATTCACacagcatttactttttttttcttccccacaggAGGCTGTAAATCCTTGTAGTGTGTCATAACAGCATGTAGCAGGATGGGGAAAAGGTAAGAGAGGATGGATTTTTACAGCGAGAAGATCACACAGGAACAACTGGAAGCACACACTCAGACATCTTTAAGATGCCCCGAATGAAAATCAGGATAAACTTCATATGACTTAATTCCTGGTAACTTCAAATCATGACTGGAGCTATGAAGTTTTGTGAAGCGCATGTCAGTAGTAAACAAAATTAAGTTACTTTTCAGACTGATCAGCTGAAGTCTTCTAAGTGAAAACcttaaagaaattaagttgGATAGGGTGAATTTTTAAGTGGAACAGCTGATGACTAGgattttttgatatttttttttgttattttaacttGCCTTAGGTATGTCTTTCTCCCCgagtttcaaaaaaaccctgtcatCAACAAATTAAGCCTAATTTATGCTCAGCTCTTCTAACCTTCCCCAGAAAACAAACCTCACCACTCACAGAAGCTTTTACAAACACAGGGCTCATACGATCAATGTTTACCCTAAGCCAGACTTGCATAGTGGGGTCTAGATAGAGAGCAGGTGCAGCTGTACCATGGTAGTTACTCCTCACAGGTCAAGCCAATAAGTGCCAGGCTCCAGTACCAGACTGCTCAAGGACCATGcaccaaagctgcttttctctgggaGGCGAGGTGCACAGGAGAGTGCAGAGGGGAGACTGATTGCTGCCACTGGCCTATCAAAAAGTCTAATGCAatgaaaaatctatttctatttttgtttggtCGTCAAAGGTCTCTGCACTATGAATCTAAATACTTTGctttacaaagcagaaaaactacTTTAtagttaaaaaaccccacaacataCCAGTgctgtcaggaaaaaatgtgtgttGAGTCTTTGCTTGCCAGATACTTAATGGAGTTTTAGTAAATACCTGTCCTTGTCTCCATTTGCAGACACAGTGTACAAATGCTGTTCCTTCAGCTTTGCCTTCAAATATTCAGCTCATTTTGCTAGGATCTGGAAAACTCTTGGGCCCTGAGGTTTATtagcaaaatgaagaaacagcacattATCAGCAGACTGAAACATACTGGGCCACCTGCAACAAAGCAGCTCATAGATTATTTGGCAATATAATGCCTTTCAGCCCTTTTTCTTAAAGCTGTCTGTAGGAAAAATTCCATTTGGTATGTTTTATTCATAGATTCATGAAGCTACATGCTTCtcttttgatttattaaaaaaaatattttctagcttGAGCTGTTTGTTGAATTCACAGGTATCTTTGACCCACCAAAAATGCACTTTCCAGAAAACTCCTTCAGaattataattttcattttgttcagtTTCATTGTTTTGCTCCTGAAATAGCCAGctccaaaaaagaaatacatctgCCCCCAGTCCCTGACTTCAGACATTGCAGcatctgcacagagctgctgtttaCCTATAAGCCTATCCTTTCAGCTCCTTTGCTAGGACTCCgtaagaatcacagaatggtttgggttttaagGGGCCCCAAAGACCCcccagttccagccccctgccacgaGCAGGGtcacctcccccagcccaggctgctcccagccccgtccagcctggccttggccactgccagggatggggcaccctcagctgccctgggcagcctggcccagcgcctcgccgccctcacggggaagaaTTTCTTGCCAATATCTAACCTGAATCTCccccctttcagtttaaagccagtaccccttgccctgtcactaaatgtccttgtaaaaagcccctctccagctaaAAAGCTACAAAACAAAGTCAAAACAACAACGATAAAAGTCACCTCCTGTAGGCACTGGAAGGCCccaataaggtctccccagagccttctcttctccatgctgaacaaccccagctctctcagcctgtcctcacgGGAGAGGTTCTCTAGCACTGTGATCAGcttcatggcctcctctggactctctCCAACAGCTCCATGTCCTTATGCTGGGGCCCCCTGAGCAgacgcagcactgcaggaggggtctcacaagagcggAGTAGAGGTCATCAGCACACATCACCACATTTATCTGTGCTGCACAGCAATTATACTGATTTAGGCTGTACAGTTTTACATTTCAGTTCTCTGCCTGAAGGATATATTTGAAGCAGATCTTTGTCTTTTGGGGAGAAATTAGTCTGCCTTTTGTTACCGTTCCTCCTCCTTTATGTCTCCCTGCTCTTATGCTTTGGAGTAATTCACTGGACTGGCTCAAACCTTTTCCTGACACCCCTGGCCTCGGGTTACCTGCATTCTCCCCATGATTTCTTGACACCCTTTGGAGCAAAAAGCCCTGCAGAACCTTGGTGAAGAAATGGAGCAGCCATGGagggctgctgcctcccactcACCCGCTTCCCTCCAAACCCTTACTTATTTTGCCtcaaaggaaatttttcatGATCtaacaagcaacagaaaatggaCAAGTGCTGGTGGttgctgcccccctgccctgctcctttgGCAACCTTGTTCTTGGCCCCTGAATGAAAGAAGGGGAGCCCTCTTGgccctggcagccctgctgaAGCTATGCATGGTTGGAGACTGAGGGTGGCAGAGAAAGCGAGGTGGAGCTGGTCCCATCTCCCTgttcccagctgcaggctgccttgCTTGGGTGCCACAGGAGGTACTTAAGAGCCTTCGAGCTCAGAGAAGTAGCAGAGACATATTAGCACTCCGCTCTCACCGCACAGCCCCCTCTGTCAGTCACTTCACAAGACTTCTCACCTCCCCCCCCTTCACAGCAGCATGCAGTtctaattaaaaaggaagaaagtcaGTATCGTCTTCTTCCAAGAGCACAGTCCTGATTTTTACATGGGCATGCAAGGATGTGACCTGAAGATTACATAATTAGAAGACATTTGTTAAGCTTGCGTTTTAAATCAGTGATTAGCATGTGACAGTCCCATCCTGGGAAACGTCAAGCCACCgttgctctttctctctctctctctctctctctctcctttcttgcACAGTGCTAATTCCCAACTCTGGCAACCACCAGTGCTGAAGGATCTTCAACTAGCCTGGGGTAAGTTTAAAATGTACTCGGCACGGGATGAAGAGTGGGATTAATAATACAATTTTTCATATTATTGGAAAAAGCTAGTCATAGCTATTTAATATTGCATGCACAGCACATAGCATAGTATTTAAAGTGTTTTCCATCTTCAGTGCCCACAGTTATTTCCAGCTTTCTTCTAAGACTGTGTATGGAGATCTAGCTTCTTAGTGTGCTGGAGAATCTTGTAAGGATGCATTTATAGTAAGGTCTCTAAAATACAAGGTTAAAAAGACCTTTTTTGCTCTTACCATTTAAGAGCTAAATTGAGGTATCATGCTGAATTGAAGTATTTGAATGACAACTATGTTAGAGTTAGCTGGAGACAAAGCACGAGAGTGATGAGAGTAAATCACtgattatttgctttctttagaGGACTGGGGGTTGATCCCCAAGTGGGATATTTAAAACAGCCAGCAATCTCAGCCAGCAGGATTGAGACAATCACCAGGAATATCACAAGCATTTATTTAGGAAAATTGTGGATGTTTAACACCTGAAGCAGCAAAAGTGCATATGGATTACCCTGCACTGTTACCCATGTCATGATTTCAGAAGCAGAATGGGACAGAAAGCCAAACTAACAATAACTGTGGTCCATCAAGGCTAGGCTGTAAATGCTTTACTGAACTTTGCCTATTTGCATGCTGATGCTCAGAGTATTTGGTCTTCTTAACAAACGATCCTCTGCACAGCTGATTGTTTCTCCTAGTTGTGCCATTCCATATGGGGGTAGCGCTGGAAGGGTGAGCATGCTCACACAAATGCAGTGCAGGCTGTGAGACctgcctccccccttccctttcctggtTTGTGTGGGAATTCCACCCCTGCGCTGCCTCAGTGGCACCTTGCTCTGGTCTTCAACCCTGTGCCTGGGGGATTGCTGAAGAAGGCAACCTGCTGGGCCCTCCCTGTCCATCCACACCTTCTCCCTCGGGGATCTCAGGGGAAGTAGGTGCTGGCTCAGGCTCTGTTAACTTTCATATACTGCCTGCTCTACTCTAGGGGGgctgcagtggcagctgctCGTACAAGGTGTCAGGGCAGCATTTTTTGCTGGACACCAACAGCAGAATCATGGCTATCGCTAATGGCAGAAGAGACACTCAGCTCTGGTTCTTgggctcagcagctgcagctgctggagggaagaCAGAgacaaaaggggaaaatactTCCTTTTGCCACAATGGAGGATTCTGGTGGTTTTAACACCCTGAAACAATTCTCTGAGCTTAGCTCCAGAGATGTCATTCTGGCTTGTTGATAGCTGCAAGAGGGTAAATGAGTTTTAATGCTCAGCTCTGAAGAAACAAGCATGTCTCTGCCATTTCTGGTCCCTAAAGCAGGGGAGCCATGGGCTTGAGTTGCAGGCCAAGACAGTCTGCTGATGTATTCACATGAGTGGGTGTTGAGCCTGTCTGGTGGGGAGCTTGCAGAGGAACATCTTATTGATGAGGAAACTACcctgtgtggtgggctggtgtATCAGCCAAACCTGCTGGTGTATCAGCCAAACCTTGGATTTGGTGTGGGTGGAGGCCTGACAGTGGTTTAAGAAAGCAGCTGCATGGAGGGCTTGTTCTCTAAGCCTGCTGATGTGCACATGCATTCACATATATGCGTATGGGAAGGGGTTAAGGGTGTGGGGCTTGCtagcactgagaaaaaaaggtgaagggGTATGTGTTCCTTTTGCAGCTTTTAACTGCCTCAAGGGGGTTGTAAAACAGATGGAGTCCAGATtcttctcagaggtgcacaGTGAAAGGCAAATTGACACAAGCTGCAGCAACGGGAAACCCTGAGACTGGACgttaggaaaaatattcttcccCAGGGTACTGGAGGGCCCAGAGAAACTGTGAAGACTCCAGTGTGGGAAATATTCAGACTGGAGCTGGACACAACCCTGAGGAACCTGATCTAGTTTGGGGTTAGCCTTGATTTGAGCAGGAAGTCGGACTACAGATATACAAGTGTTCCTACTCACCTAGACTCTGCTGTGAGCTTATGACTTGTTTGCTGCCAGCAGAGACAAGGATTTGACCAAGCACCGTGTGGGGCCAAATATCAGTCCTATTTTACAACCCCTTTTTGCCCCTTTTAGGAGCAAGCCAGACACTGTTCAGCCAACTCAGGCTGACTCAAACCCTTGTCCCTGCTGTGGACAGCATTAACAGCTTCCCCACCCAGCAGTCAGGGGGAACAGAGGACAAGCGTTTTCTCCAAACCATGGTGAGATGCACCTTCTGTTTTAGTGATGAAGAAGGACTGACTAGTTTTGCTCCATATGTCCATATGCTTCCAGTTTAGAAGAaccagggacaggcaggcaATGTTACATATTCATGGAATCCAGCAGTGAGCCCTAAATGCCAGAAAGTAGCCAACATAACACaattatttaatgtaaaaaagaCAGAACTGAGAGGTGACTCAGGAAATTGCAGGCTGCACTACAGGACACAGAAAAGACAGTTACTCTCATAAAACAGGGAAGATTTTCTGGACCCACTTAACCAAGGTCAACCTACTTTGCAGTGCAGTCATATAGCAGAGTTCCTGGTGGTGCCTGGAGCAGGAGGGGATGGCAGCATCCCCAGTGTCCCAGTTTCAAAGCTTCACTCCTGACCTCTGCAGAGGACAGACACTGTGCTCAAACATTGCCCTTGTCTGCAGGAATGTGATGTGGAAGCTCCTCAGTTAAACCTCCATGCTGTACGGGTATTGTTTTGAGCTTCCTCtataaggaaaaattaattctgataCCCAGGAACCCACAGTGGTTTTATAACCCGAGAGATAAGATGAATGCCAAAGGGTTGAAAGTGCGTGAGAACAGAAGACAGGTAGTGGGGCAATGACACATCTTCATATGAGCCCTTCTTCTACAAGTATAACTTCTCATTAAAACCTCGTGTAGGTTACTTTTCTCCATATCAGACAAACCTCCTTCTTTGAGCTGGACCCAAGATGTTTCATGTCATCACCTGCAGCATAGCAGAATGCCCTCCTGTGAGCATCTCTTAGA
This window harbors:
- the MORN2 gene encoding LOW QUALITY PROTEIN: MORN repeat-containing protein 2 (The sequence of the model RefSeq protein was modified relative to this genomic sequence to represent the inferred CDS: substituted 1 base at 1 genomic stop codon), which codes for MNGTGRLEHPSGAIYEGEFKDKFHGPGTYTFPNREKSIGPFKENKRDXKCACEYPCNTDFPGLKRLSSPGWLSSYHQCSSFGLSL